From Corvus cornix cornix isolate S_Up_H32 chromosome 6, ASM73873v5, whole genome shotgun sequence, one genomic window encodes:
- the NKX2-3 gene encoding LOW QUALITY PROTEIN: homeobox protein Nkx-2.3 (The sequence of the model RefSeq protein was modified relative to this genomic sequence to represent the inferred CDS: deleted 2 bases in 2 codons): protein MMLPSPVTSTPFSVKDILNLEQQQDPHYGAQLPHHLEHHFHPAACLLAAADGARFSDGEEEEEEEKLSYLSPMAAPGSQADARISADNYVHAVLRGSCEAPGPGEELDPAVRDPKSCVLNKPLDATEKAEEAERPKQRSRRKPRVLFSQAQVFELERRFKQQRYLSAPEREHLASSLKLTSTQVKIWFQNRRYKCKRQRQDKSLELGGPAAPPPPRRVAVPVLVRDGKPCLGGSQGYSSAYNGPYSYNGFPAYGYGNAASYNPGYGCTYPAGTGGASMQAACSPAAAASPFVNVSGLGGFSGGSQPLHQAAAGPSCGQGALQGIRAW from the exons ATGATGTTACCGAGCCCCGTCACCTCCACACCCTTCTCTGTCAAAGACATCCTCaacctggagcagcagcaggacccgCACTATGGGGCCCAGCTCCCGCACCACCTGGAGCACCACTTCCACCCCGCTGCCTGCCTGCTGGCGGCCGCCGACGGCGCCCGCTTCTCCGACGgcgaggaggaagaggaggaggaaaagctctCCTACCTGAGCCCCATGGCAGCGCCCGGCAGCCAGGCGGACGCGCGGATCTCCGCCGACAACTACGTTCACGCCGTACTGCGTGGCTCCTGCGAGGCCCCCGGCCCGGGAGAAGAGCTGGACCCGGCGGTCCGAGACCCAA AGAGCTGCGTCCTGAATAAGCCGCTGGACGCAACGGAG AAGGCGGAGGAGGCGGAGAGGCCGAAGCAGCGGAGCCGGAGGAAGCCGCGCGTACTCTTCTCCCAGGCGCAGGTCTTCGAGCTGGAGCGTCGGTTCAAGCAGCAGCGTTACCTGTCGGCGCCCGAGCGGGAGCACCTGGCTAGCAGCCTCAAGCTCACCTCCACGCAGGTGAAGATCTGGTTCCAGAACCGGCGCTACAAGTGCAAGCGGCAGCGGCAGGACAAGTCGCTGGAGCTGGGCGGCCCggcg gccccgccgccgccgcgcagAGTGGCCGTGCCCGTGCTGGTCCGTGACGGCAAGCCGTGCCTCGGCGGGTCGCAGGGCTACAGCTCGGCGTACAACGGGCCCTACTCCTACAACGGCTTCCCCGCCTACGGCTACGGCAACGCTGCCTCCTACAACCCCGGCTACGGCTGCACCTACCCGGCGGGCACCGGCGGCGCGTCCATGCAAGCCGCCTGCAGCCCGGCGGCGGCCGCCAGCCCCTTCGTGAACGTGAGCGGCCTGGGGGGCTTCAGCGGCGGCAGCCAGCCGCTGCAccaggcggcggcggggcctTCTTGCGGCCAGGGCGCACTGCAGGGCATCCGGGCCTGGTAG